A window of the Streptomyces sp. NBC_01351 genome harbors these coding sequences:
- a CDS encoding serine/threonine-protein kinase encodes MGTAANLSSYTGRPSGLIGRQIAGYRVERLIGRGGMAVVYCAKDLRLDRMVALKLIAPERALDETFRRRFTHESRVAAKIDHPHIVPIFEAGETDGVLYIAMRYVSGLDLRGLLDREGPLPVATALRIASQVASALDAAHEHDLVHRDVKPANILVAAGTDSDHPEHCYLTDFGLTKKALSLTGFTTAGEFVGTLDYMAPEQITGRPVDGRCDLYSLACVVYESLAGGPPFERDEDVALLWAHQYDQPPPVIERRPDIAPAVDEVLGKALAKIPEDRYGSCLEFVAALRVAAGAGAGAGVVKRTVPGRAVPPPEPPAWARPVFGGPPGLR; translated from the coding sequence ATGGGCACGGCAGCGAACCTGAGCTCGTACACGGGCCGGCCCTCCGGCCTGATCGGCCGGCAGATCGCGGGTTACCGGGTCGAGCGCCTGATCGGCCGCGGCGGCATGGCCGTCGTGTACTGCGCGAAGGACCTGCGCCTGGACCGGATGGTCGCCCTCAAGCTGATCGCCCCGGAGCGCGCCCTCGACGAGACCTTCCGGCGCCGTTTCACCCACGAGTCACGGGTGGCTGCGAAGATCGACCACCCGCACATCGTGCCCATCTTCGAGGCCGGCGAGACCGACGGCGTCCTGTACATCGCCATGCGCTACGTCTCCGGCCTCGACCTGCGCGGTCTGCTGGACCGGGAGGGGCCGCTCCCCGTCGCGACCGCCCTGCGCATCGCCTCCCAGGTGGCCTCCGCACTCGACGCGGCCCACGAGCACGATCTGGTCCACCGGGACGTCAAGCCCGCCAACATCCTGGTCGCCGCGGGCACCGACAGCGACCACCCCGAGCACTGCTACCTCACGGACTTCGGGCTCACGAAGAAGGCGCTCTCGCTCACCGGGTTCACCACGGCGGGCGAGTTCGTCGGCACGCTCGACTACATGGCGCCGGAACAGATCACCGGCCGTCCCGTGGACGGCCGGTGCGATCTCTACAGCCTGGCCTGCGTGGTCTACGAGTCCCTCGCGGGCGGGCCCCCCTTCGAGCGCGACGAGGACGTGGCCCTGCTCTGGGCGCACCAATACGACCAGCCGCCTCCCGTGATCGAGAGGCGGCCGGACATCGCGCCCGCGGTGGACGAAGTGCTGGGGAAGGCCCTGGCGAAGATCCCCGAGGACCGGTACGGATCCTGCCTGGAGTTCGTGGCGGCCCTGCGGGTCGCGGCCGGGGCGGGCGCCGGGGCCGGTGTCGTCAAGCGCACCGTCCCGGGGAGGGCCGTGCCGCCGCCGGAGCCTCCGGCCTGGGCCCGGCCGGTCTTCGGCGGCCCGCCCGGCCTGCGGTAG
- a CDS encoding response regulator transcription factor, which yields MSLTLTMPQVEAPAPTLAPREQEALRYIAAGCTYLQTARLMGLSKHTVDAYLRRIRAKLGINTTAEMTRLAISLGL from the coding sequence ATGAGCCTCACACTCACCATGCCGCAGGTCGAAGCTCCCGCCCCCACGCTCGCCCCGCGCGAGCAGGAGGCACTGCGCTACATCGCCGCCGGATGCACCTACCTGCAGACGGCCCGCCTCATGGGACTCTCCAAGCACACCGTCGACGCCTACCTGCGCCGCATCCGGGCCAAGCTGGGCATCAACACCACGGCGGAGATGACCCGACTGGCCATCTCCCTGGGGCTCTAG